In a genomic window of Athene noctua chromosome 24, bAthNoc1.hap1.1, whole genome shotgun sequence:
- the LAPTM5 gene encoding lysosomal-associated transmembrane protein 5: MTAQTTTVPPKCCFFNIKTATVALGIFHMVMSVLLLIEYSLEVAGGKGFCKDLDKDYYRIADVITSFLLIIMLFVISFNLLLGVVKKRERLLIPFLALQVIDFLLSLLTMFCSYMQVPVIASVSSLSHTQGHSKIPFLALQLLDFCLSILTLCSSYMEVPTYLSLKSSDNGGFLPTLEKLPTEEYAKVMVTFTIAFIAVLFLKAYMFKCVLSCFKYIKASKREEVKADPQAVEKAVLPSYEEALELPSKESPPPYVAI, encoded by the exons ATGACTGCCCAAACGACCACTGTGCCCCCCAAATGTTGCTTCTTCAACATCAAGACAGCCACAGTCGCTCTAGGGATCTTCCACATG GTTATGAGCGTTTTGCTGCTGATTGAGTACTCCCTGGAGGTGGCAGGTGGGAAAGGCTTTTGCAAAGACCTGGACAAGGATTACTACAGAATTG CTGATGTCATCACGAGTTTCCTGTTGATCATCATGCTGTTTGTCATCAGTTTCAACCTCCTCCTTGGTGTGGTGAAG aagagGGAACGTCTCCTGATCCCGTTCCTTGCTCTACAAGTCATCGActttctcctcagcctcctcacaATGTTCTGTTCCTACATGCAAGTCCCAGTGATTGCTTCTGTGTCTTCCCTTAGCCACACA CAGGGACACTCGAAGATCCCtttcctggctctgcagctgctggacTTCTGCCTGAGTATTCTCACTCTCTGCAGCTCTTACATGGAGGTGCCCACCTACCTCAGCCTCAAGTCTTCAGACAACGGG GGCTTTTTGCCAACCCTGGAGAAGTTACCCACAGAGGAATATGCCAAAGTGATGGTCACCTTCACCATTGCATTCATTGCTGTCCTCTTCCTGAAG GCCTATATGTTCAAATGTGTCCTGAGCTGCTTTAAGTATATTAAAGCCAGCAAGAGAGAGGAGGTTAAAGCTGACCCACAAGCAGTTGAAAAG GCTGTGCTGCCATCATATGAGGAAGCCCTAGAGCTGCCCTCCAAGGAATCCCCACCGCCCTATGTAGCAATCTAA